In Geminocystis sp. NIES-3708, a single window of DNA contains:
- a CDS encoding DUF1350 family protein gives MEWQEFSGSWVLIPHNPIGIVHFLGGAFVATAPHLTYRWLLENLAKQGHIVIATSFLNTLDHKAIAVNVQNRLENILYRLEYKEGIELNYLPIYGLGHSMGCKLHLLIGSLFDIERAGNIFISFNNYPLKQAIPFVENIIPSLKDNLKNYLQIDNNLEFEFTPCPEETKIIIRENYQIRRNLLVRFNNDTIDQTLILKPILTDLFPNMTSALTLQGNHLTPLGQDIDWQLGDFFTPIDTIGKWLKENFSRDLYNLHREISRWLNPVIINN, from the coding sequence ATGGAGTGGCAAGAATTTTCAGGCAGTTGGGTTTTAATTCCTCATAACCCTATAGGTATTGTTCATTTTTTAGGTGGTGCTTTTGTTGCTACCGCTCCACATCTCACCTACCGTTGGTTACTGGAAAATTTAGCGAAACAAGGACACATAGTCATTGCTACTTCTTTTCTTAATACTTTAGATCACAAAGCGATCGCTGTCAATGTTCAAAATCGGTTAGAAAATATCCTTTATCGTCTCGAATATAAGGAAGGAATAGAACTAAACTACTTACCTATTTACGGATTAGGTCATAGTATGGGTTGTAAATTACATTTATTAATAGGCAGTTTATTTGATATTGAAAGAGCAGGGAATATTTTTATTTCCTTTAATAACTATCCGTTAAAACAAGCAATTCCTTTTGTAGAAAATATCATTCCCTCCCTAAAAGATAACTTAAAAAATTATTTACAAATTGATAATAATTTAGAATTTGAATTTACCCCATGTCCAGAAGAAACCAAAATTATTATTAGAGAAAATTATCAAATTCGTCGTAATTTATTAGTTAGATTTAATAACGATACCATAGATCAAACCTTAATTTTAAAACCTATATTAACGGATTTATTCCCTAATATGACTTCAGCATTAACTTTGCAAGGTAATCATTTAACGCCTTTAGGGCAAGATATTGATTGGCAATTGGGAGATTTTTTTACCCCTATAGATACTATTGGAAAATGGTTGAAAGAAAATTTTTCAAGAGATTTATACAATTTACATCGAGAAATTTCCCGTTGGTTAAACCCTGTCATAATAAATAATTGA